Proteins encoded together in one Nostoc sp. PCC 7524 window:
- a CDS encoding carbon-phosphorus lyase complex subunit PhnI, giving the protein MPYVAVKGGEQAIQNAEKLLQSRRRGDTSIPELTIDQIEQQLTLAVERVMCEGSLYDRQLAALAIKQSWGDLVEAIFLLRAYRTTLPRFYYSQPLDTSKMQIQRRISAIFKDVPGGQRLGPTFDYIHRLLDFKLMAEGEVPTAPEAEADTEPVPRVIDTLDREGLMQAEGVQEEELLTASPSSPSSPPSSSSPSSQPFDLTRQPLTFPAARDARLQNLARADEGFLLSLAYSTQRGYGRNHPFAGEIRMGEVEVVIFPEELGFEVAIADITITEVQMVNQFKGSKELPAQFTRGYGLTFGYNERKAMSMALVDRAMRAEELGETVDSPAQNVEFVMYHSDNVEAQGFVQHLKLPHYIDFQAELNLVRKIRQQQINSQVSPEVTDCPDENQELVMEIAK; this is encoded by the coding sequence ATGCCGTATGTTGCAGTTAAAGGTGGAGAACAAGCCATCCAGAATGCAGAGAAGTTGTTACAAAGCAGAAGACGCGGTGATACTAGCATTCCTGAACTAACTATAGACCAGATTGAACAACAACTAACCCTGGCAGTAGAACGGGTAATGTGTGAGGGTAGCCTGTACGATCGCCAATTGGCAGCCCTAGCAATTAAACAATCTTGGGGTGATTTAGTCGAAGCGATTTTTTTATTACGAGCTTACCGCACCACACTACCACGCTTTTACTACAGTCAACCTCTAGATACCAGCAAAATGCAAATTCAACGGCGAATTTCCGCCATATTTAAAGATGTACCAGGAGGACAACGACTAGGGCCGACCTTTGACTACATCCATCGCCTATTAGACTTTAAATTAATGGCTGAGGGAGAAGTTCCCACCGCACCAGAAGCCGAAGCCGATACAGAACCAGTTCCCCGCGTCATTGATACGTTAGATCGAGAAGGATTAATGCAAGCAGAAGGGGTACAAGAGGAAGAATTATTAACTGCGTCCCCTTCGTCTCCCTCATCCCCCCCATCTTCCTCATCCCCCTCATCCCAACCCTTCGATCTCACCCGCCAACCCCTAACTTTCCCAGCCGCACGGGATGCGAGACTGCAAAATTTAGCGCGTGCAGATGAGGGTTTTTTACTATCTCTGGCTTACTCGACACAACGGGGTTATGGGAGAAATCATCCGTTTGCGGGAGAAATTCGCATGGGGGAAGTAGAGGTAGTAATTTTTCCTGAAGAATTGGGATTTGAAGTAGCGATCGCAGATATTACAATCACCGAAGTCCAGATGGTGAATCAGTTTAAAGGCAGTAAAGAATTACCTGCTCAATTCACCCGTGGTTATGGACTTACCTTTGGTTATAACGAACGCAAAGCGATGTCAATGGCCTTAGTAGATAGGGCAATGCGTGCTGAGGAATTGGGCGAAACTGTAGACAGTCCGGCGCAAAATGTTGAGTTTGTCATGTACCACTCGGATAATGTGGAAGCTCAAGGATTTGTGCAGCATCTCAAACTACCCCACTACATCGACTTCCAAGCAGAGTTAAATTTAGTTCGTAAAATTCGCCAGCAACAAATCAATAGTCAAGTATCACCAGAAGTAACAGATTGCCCGGACGAGAACCAGGAATTAGTGATGGAGATAGCCAAATGA
- a CDS encoding PEP-CTERM sorting domain-containing protein — MFHKSFVSRIGCILAVAGATLMPGIAKATVADNTQTLIDWDQLASGWTTPKSGDVNSFNVGEGTVDFKFELGSKTKFVAFGGSTTPSISSTLNGSQGNDNKSLHLQIDAEGVGLAKGDNSMTMTTSFKGFSSPLTNVSFMVYDIDISRNSWQDRVIIKGFLGNQVVNPIFSPVLTQNTIQIVNTYTLDGVRGLSDNDNGDQGSLLVSFASAIDGFELVFTDGDGNGTTRNPANHGIGIGDIKYTVATQSVPEPASVLGLLAFGAFGASSVLKRKQHNA, encoded by the coding sequence ATGTTCCACAAAAGTTTTGTATCACGCATTGGTTGTATTCTAGCTGTAGCGGGAGCTACTTTGATGCCAGGCATAGCCAAAGCAACTGTTGCAGATAACACTCAAACCCTAATAGATTGGGATCAGCTAGCCAGTGGATGGACAACTCCAAAGTCGGGTGACGTTAACAGCTTTAATGTCGGAGAAGGAACAGTTGACTTCAAGTTTGAGTTAGGTTCAAAAACCAAGTTTGTTGCTTTTGGCGGTAGTACAACTCCCTCTATTAGCAGCACTCTGAATGGTAGCCAGGGAAACGATAACAAAAGTTTGCATTTACAAATAGATGCAGAAGGAGTGGGTTTGGCTAAAGGGGATAACTCAATGACTATGACTACTTCCTTTAAGGGTTTTAGTAGCCCCCTAACCAATGTTTCATTCATGGTATATGACATTGATATTAGTAGAAACTCGTGGCAAGACAGAGTAATTATCAAAGGATTCTTAGGAAATCAAGTTGTTAATCCCATTTTTAGTCCAGTTTTAACTCAAAATACTATTCAGATAGTTAATACTTACACCCTAGATGGTGTTAGAGGTTTGTCAGATAATGACAACGGAGATCAGGGTAGTTTGCTAGTGAGTTTTGCTAGTGCTATTGATGGTTTTGAATTAGTCTTTACCGATGGTGATGGCAACGGGACAACGAGAAATCCTGCCAATCATGGGATTGGGATTGGCGATATTAAATATACTGTAGCTACTCAAAGTGTTCCTGAACCTGCTTCCGTTTTAGGTCTTTTGGCATTTGGTGCGTTTGGTGCAAGTTCAGTTTTAAAACGCAAACAGCACAACGCTTAA
- the phnF gene encoding phosphonate metabolism transcriptional regulator PhnF has protein sequence MSQDVMPIYAQIAAQLRQNIHQGVYQVGEQLPTESKLAEQFAVNRHTLRQAIALLKNEGLLRVDRGRGTFVAAQTIRYAIGKRVRYGQTLKAQGWQVRYQLLRALEVPADSAVANGLEINLGEPVALIERLSLADEEPISIGTGYFPLKLFPEILDPKNIQILQEKQSISGFLHLVYGCDHMRRSTCVSARLVQPQDAQWLQLPLNQPILLAESVNIDQASNVIEYGVTRFRGDRMELFFENDC, from the coding sequence ATGAGCCAAGACGTAATGCCAATCTATGCCCAAATTGCTGCTCAGTTGCGCCAAAATATCCACCAAGGGGTTTATCAAGTGGGGGAGCAATTGCCGACAGAGAGTAAGCTAGCAGAACAATTTGCCGTTAATCGTCATACATTGAGACAGGCGATCGCACTCCTGAAAAATGAGGGATTGCTCAGAGTTGATCGGGGACGGGGAACATTTGTAGCTGCTCAAACTATTCGCTACGCCATTGGTAAGCGAGTCCGTTACGGCCAAACCCTCAAAGCCCAAGGTTGGCAAGTCAGATATCAATTACTGCGTGCTTTAGAAGTGCCTGCGGATAGTGCAGTTGCGAACGGATTAGAAATTAATTTAGGTGAGCCAGTAGCTTTAATTGAGCGTCTGAGTTTAGCAGATGAAGAACCAATTAGTATCGGTACAGGCTATTTCCCTTTAAAGCTATTTCCTGAGATATTAGACCCAAAAAACATCCAAATTTTGCAAGAAAAACAATCAATCTCTGGTTTCCTGCATCTAGTGTATGGATGCGACCATATGCGCCGGAGTACGTGCGTTTCAGCCCGGTTAGTCCAGCCGCAAGATGCCCAATGGCTACAACTCCCCCTCAATCAACCTATTTTATTAGCTGAATCAGTGAACATTGATCAAGCAAGTAACGTGATTGAATATGGCGTAACTCGATTTCGAGGCGATCGCATGGAGTTATTTTTTGAAAATGATTGTTAA
- the phnG gene encoding phosphonate C-P lyase system protein PhnG yields the protein MQRQTWMATLAKAELQQLEKLVNRLGKLPSYSFLRPPEIGLAMVRGRAGGSGEPFNLGEITMTRCVVQLESQAENPGFGYVAGRSQRHAELAAVCDALLQTPDWHDQVQTEVIQPLQQTIQQQQELKQRQTAATQVNFFTMVRGEG from the coding sequence ATGCAAAGACAAACTTGGATGGCAACACTAGCAAAAGCTGAATTACAGCAACTAGAAAAATTAGTAAACAGATTGGGCAAATTGCCTAGTTATAGTTTTTTACGACCTCCAGAGATTGGTTTAGCGATGGTGCGTGGACGTGCGGGTGGTAGTGGAGAGCCATTTAACTTGGGAGAAATAACCATGACTCGCTGTGTGGTACAGCTAGAAAGCCAAGCAGAAAATCCAGGGTTTGGTTATGTCGCTGGGCGATCGCAACGTCATGCTGAACTAGCAGCTGTTTGTGATGCTTTACTGCAAACTCCAGATTGGCATGATCAGGTTCAAACCGAAGTCATTCAACCACTGCAACAAACGATCCAACAACAGCAAGAACTTAAACAACGTCAAACTGCTGCTACTCAGGTGAACTTCTTCACGATGGTTCGGGGAGAAGGGTAA
- a CDS encoding fosfomycin resistance glutathione transferase encodes MITGINHITLSVSDLNKSFNFYTNVLGCIAVAKWKRGAYLIAGNLWLCLSLDPHTRTSPSNEYTHIALSVAEDKFQEYSDRLKSLGVKQWKQNSSEGDSLYILDPDYHKLELHLGDLLSRISAARKCPYEGMEFFLDIL; translated from the coding sequence ATGATCACGGGTATTAATCACATTACCTTATCTGTTTCTGACTTAAATAAGTCCTTTAATTTTTATACCAATGTTCTAGGTTGTATAGCAGTTGCTAAATGGAAGAGGGGGGCTTATTTAATTGCAGGTAACTTGTGGTTGTGTCTATCTTTAGATCCCCATACCCGAACCAGTCCCAGCAACGAGTACACTCATATTGCTTTGAGTGTTGCTGAGGATAAATTTCAGGAATATAGCGATCGCCTGAAAAGTTTGGGTGTAAAGCAGTGGAAGCAAAATAGTAGCGAAGGTGATTCTTTATATATTCTCGACCCCGATTACCACAAATTAGAACTTCATCTAGGTGATTTGTTATCCAGAATTTCTGCTGCTAGAAAATGTCCCTATGAAGGGATGGAGTTTTTCCTCGATATTTTATAA
- the phnH gene encoding phosphonate C-P lyase system protein PhnH: MNTIITHLPGFKEPIHDAQRTFRGLLDAHAHPGKEYAITASMNAPAGLTAACAAACLTLLDLDVRVWIQSSFAPQVKAWLVFHTGCGFTQQPHEADFALIQDVTVLQELSSFSWGTAEQPEASTTLLIQVASFIGGQPVTLTGPGILDKQEIQPTLPQHFWDFGKKNHQAYPLGVDVFLFTDDAVMGLPRTAKVEVV, encoded by the coding sequence ATGAATACTATAATTACGCATTTACCAGGATTTAAAGAGCCTATTCATGATGCCCAAAGGACTTTTCGGGGGCTGCTTGATGCTCATGCTCATCCGGGGAAAGAGTATGCAATCACAGCTAGTATGAATGCGCCTGCTGGGTTAACGGCTGCTTGTGCGGCGGCTTGTTTAACTCTGTTGGATTTAGATGTACGGGTGTGGATACAGTCGAGTTTTGCTCCGCAGGTGAAAGCTTGGTTGGTGTTTCATACAGGCTGTGGTTTTACGCAGCAACCACATGAGGCTGATTTTGCATTGATTCAAGATGTGACTGTTTTACAAGAATTATCTAGTTTCAGTTGGGGGACAGCAGAACAACCAGAAGCCTCAACTACATTGTTAATACAAGTAGCAAGTTTTATAGGAGGGCAACCTGTAACATTGACAGGCCCAGGAATTTTAGACAAGCAAGAGATTCAACCTACACTTCCTCAGCATTTTTGGGACTTTGGGAAAAAGAATCATCAAGCTTATCCCTTGGGTGTAGATGTGTTTTTATTTACAGATGATGCGGTTATGGGACTACCGCGTACAGCAAAAGTAGAGGTAGTGTGA
- a CDS encoding phosphonate degradation HD-domain oxygenase, giving the protein MKPIIEDIIHLFNEKGAELYGAEAVSQLEHALQCAALAEIAGQSQELISACLLHDVGHLIHSLGEDAAAKGIDDRHEFRAIPLLRQLFGAAVTEPIRLHVAAKRYLCSVNHEYWDSLSPASKRSLELQGGRFSPTEAEHFISQPYAQDAVQLRIYDDLAKVINLQTPDLTHFKKSLTACLL; this is encoded by the coding sequence ATGAAACCTATCATCGAAGATATTATTCACCTGTTTAACGAAAAAGGTGCCGAGTTGTATGGTGCGGAAGCTGTCAGCCAGCTAGAACACGCGCTGCAATGTGCCGCCCTAGCCGAAATCGCCGGGCAAAGTCAGGAATTGATTAGTGCTTGTTTATTGCATGACGTAGGGCATTTAATTCACAGTTTAGGGGAAGATGCCGCCGCCAAAGGCATTGATGATCGCCATGAGTTTCGAGCCATACCCTTACTGCGTCAACTATTTGGCGCAGCTGTCACCGAACCTATACGTCTACACGTCGCCGCCAAACGCTATCTTTGCTCAGTCAACCATGAGTATTGGGACAGCCTCTCACCTGCATCCAAACGCAGCCTAGAACTACAAGGTGGGAGATTTTCCCCAACAGAAGCAGAACATTTCATCAGTCAACCCTACGCCCAAGATGCAGTGCAGTTAAGGATTTACGACGACTTAGCAAAAGTTATCAACCTGCAAACCCCCGATTTAACCCACTTTAAAAAGTCTCTTACCGCCTGTTTATTATGA
- the phnK gene encoding phosphonate C-P lyase system protein PhnK, with protein sequence MKSLLRVNELSKSYGVIRACDRISFDLYPGQVLGIVGESGSGKSTLLRAIAHHISIDQGNVTYRSRSGEDLEITELPESKRRWLMRTEWGFVEQNPRDGLRMKVSAGANIGERLLDVGVRHYGNIRDEAAHWLRQVEIDPTRIDDLPSTFSGGMQQRLQLARVLVTRPQLILMDEPTGGLDVSVQARLLDLLRSLVRNFHLSVILVTHDIGVVRLLAHRLLVMQQGQVVESGLTDQVLDDPQHPYTQLLVSAALTP encoded by the coding sequence ATGAAGTCTCTTTTACGAGTGAATGAGTTGAGTAAGAGTTATGGTGTGATTCGGGCTTGCGATCGCATTTCTTTTGACCTCTACCCTGGACAGGTTTTGGGGATTGTGGGGGAATCTGGTTCTGGGAAGTCTACTTTGTTGCGGGCGATCGCTCATCATATCTCTATTGACCAAGGTAATGTTACTTATAGGAGTCGTAGCGGTGAGGACTTGGAAATTACTGAGCTTCCTGAATCGAAACGGCGTTGGTTGATGCGAACTGAGTGGGGTTTTGTTGAGCAGAATCCTCGTGATGGTTTGCGAATGAAGGTGAGTGCTGGGGCAAATATCGGCGAACGCTTGTTAGATGTGGGTGTGAGACACTACGGCAATATTCGCGATGAAGCGGCTCACTGGTTGCGACAGGTAGAAATTGATCCCACAAGGATAGATGATTTACCTTCAACTTTCTCTGGGGGGATGCAACAAAGATTACAGCTTGCCCGTGTATTGGTAACACGTCCCCAGTTGATTTTAATGGACGAACCCACCGGGGGGTTAGATGTTTCCGTACAGGCGCGGTTATTGGACTTGTTGCGATCGCTAGTCCGAAATTTCCATCTCAGTGTAATTTTAGTCACTCATGATATAGGCGTTGTTCGACTCCTAGCCCATCGTCTCCTAGTCATGCAACAAGGACAAGTAGTGGAATCCGGTTTAACTGATCAAGTTCTCGATGATCCTCAACATCCCTATACCCAACTACTTGTCAGTGCGGCTTTAACTCCTTAA
- a CDS encoding ShlB/FhaC/HecB family hemolysin secretion/activation protein, which yields MMYQCPKKLKISWLTLGIFVLLSSIDSQPSKAQTVDNTQISNSNFSLSQQLPPPQDVQPPAPSPLPTPQPPQLLPPPAELLQPSSPDIQPQLPTPEDVPQTITVQQFEVVGSTVFSPEELAKVTAEFTNRPITLAELFQARSKITELYVSKGYITSGAYIPPQTIQSGVIKIQVVEGKLEDIQISGTRKLNSNYVRSRLAIATSPPLNRDKLLEALQLLQLDPLIQNLSAELSAGARPGTSVLQVQVREANSFSSQLALDNGRSPSVGSFRRRIQAREGNVLGLGDGLSLAYTNTDGSNTFDTSYTLPLNPRNGTLSFNFGTSSSNVIEEPFNILDIQSSSRYYELTLRQPLMQTPTQEFALGLTASRRESEATYIERERLPFPSLGADDEGRTRISALRFFQEWTTRNSRQVIAVRSQFNLGIGAFNATINNDLPDSRFLSWQGQAQWARLLAPETLLIVRGNTQIASRSLLPLEQFGIGGLDSVRGYRQDFLLADNGALASAEVQIPVLRLSQSRGVLQVIPFVDFGMVWNNSRTNPDPNTLASVGLGLRWSQGDRLTARLDWGIPLVSVDSQARTWQENGLYFSVVYNPF from the coding sequence ATGATGTATCAATGCCCAAAAAAGCTAAAAATATCTTGGTTGACTCTGGGTATTTTTGTATTACTCAGCAGTATCGATTCTCAACCCTCAAAAGCTCAAACTGTTGACAATACACAAATATCAAATAGTAATTTCAGCCTATCACAACAACTACCACCACCCCAGGATGTCCAACCACCCGCCCCTTCGCCTTTACCAACGCCGCAACCACCGCAACTACTACCACCACCAGCAGAACTACTTCAGCCCTCTTCTCCAGATATCCAACCTCAGCTACCTACACCAGAGGATGTTCCCCAAACTATTACTGTCCAACAGTTTGAGGTTGTGGGTAGTACGGTATTTAGCCCAGAAGAGTTAGCTAAAGTGACTGCTGAGTTTACCAATAGACCAATTACTTTAGCAGAACTGTTTCAGGCTCGCTCTAAAATTACTGAACTCTACGTCAGTAAGGGTTACATTACTTCTGGTGCATATATCCCACCGCAAACCATTCAGTCGGGTGTGATCAAAATTCAGGTGGTTGAAGGTAAATTAGAAGATATCCAAATTAGTGGTACGCGCAAACTCAACTCCAATTATGTCCGTAGTCGCTTGGCTATTGCAACATCCCCACCGCTAAATCGAGACAAGTTACTAGAAGCACTACAATTACTGCAACTTGATCCGTTAATCCAAAATTTATCTGCTGAACTGTCAGCCGGAGCGCGTCCTGGGACGAGTGTATTACAAGTACAAGTCAGGGAAGCCAATTCCTTTAGCAGCCAATTAGCTTTAGATAATGGTCGTTCGCCTAGTGTGGGTAGTTTTCGCCGCCGTATCCAAGCGAGAGAAGGTAATGTGTTGGGTTTGGGAGATGGATTAAGTTTAGCTTATACTAACACCGATGGTAGCAACACCTTCGATACCAGCTACACGTTACCCCTTAATCCTCGCAACGGTACACTCAGCTTTAATTTTGGCACTTCATCTAGCAATGTAATTGAGGAGCCTTTTAATATTCTCGATATTCAATCTTCCTCTCGCTACTATGAATTGACTCTTCGCCAACCCCTGATGCAAACTCCCACCCAAGAATTCGCCCTAGGATTGACGGCTTCCCGACGGGAAAGTGAAGCGACTTATATAGAAAGAGAACGCTTACCTTTCCCTTCCTTGGGTGCCGATGATGAAGGACGGACACGCATATCTGCATTGCGGTTTTTCCAAGAATGGACGACTCGCAATAGCCGCCAAGTAATAGCAGTGCGATCGCAATTTAATCTTGGTATCGGTGCATTTAATGCCACGATTAATAATGACCTTCCCGATAGTCGGTTTTTATCCTGGCAGGGACAAGCCCAATGGGCGAGGTTGTTAGCACCAGAAACTTTATTAATTGTACGTGGTAATACACAAATAGCATCTAGAAGTCTATTACCTTTAGAACAGTTTGGTATAGGTGGTTTAGATAGTGTGCGGGGATATCGCCAAGATTTTCTTTTGGCAGATAATGGTGCTTTAGCTTCGGCAGAAGTACAAATACCTGTGCTGCGATTATCCCAGTCGCGTGGTGTATTGCAGGTGATCCCTTTTGTTGATTTTGGGATGGTTTGGAATAATTCTCGAACTAATCCCGACCCTAATACTTTAGCATCCGTGGGTTTGGGTTTACGCTGGTCACAAGGCGATCGCTTAACTGCTCGTCTTGACTGGGGTATTCCTCTGGTATCTGTTGACTCCCAAGCCAGAACATGGCAAGAGAACGGGTTATATTTTTCTGTAGTTTATAATCCTTTTTAA
- a CDS encoding alpha-D-ribose 1-methylphosphonate 5-phosphate C-P-lyase PhnJ: protein MTPTPQSPAPGFNFAYLDEQTKRSIRRALLKAVAIPGHQIPFSSREMPMSYGWGTGGIQVTAAVIGESDVLKVIDQGADDTTNAVNIRRFFKKVCGVETTERTEDATLIQTRHRIPETPLKAGQILVYQVPIPEPLRWLEPSAVETRKMHALEEYGPMYVKLYEDITKHGHIATSYDYPVMVHDRYLMSPSPIPRFDNPKMQMNPALQLFGAGREKRIYAIPPYTKVKSLDFEDHPFTVERWDKACELCGSTESFLDEVVIDDAGGRMWICSDTDYCGRRTQRGAVNQRCRRVSLRRRLVNPKGGLRKGARRVESE, encoded by the coding sequence ATGACTCCCACTCCCCAATCCCCAGCCCCAGGCTTTAACTTCGCCTACCTAGACGAGCAAACCAAACGCTCAATTCGTCGCGCCTTACTCAAAGCTGTTGCGATTCCAGGACATCAAATCCCCTTTTCTTCTAGAGAAATGCCCATGTCTTACGGTTGGGGTACTGGGGGGATTCAGGTAACAGCTGCTGTGATTGGTGAGTCTGATGTTTTGAAAGTGATTGATCAAGGTGCAGACGACACTACCAACGCCGTCAACATTCGCCGCTTTTTTAAAAAAGTGTGTGGCGTGGAAACAACAGAACGCACAGAAGACGCAACCCTAATTCAAACTCGTCACCGCATCCCCGAAACACCACTCAAAGCTGGACAGATTTTGGTTTACCAAGTCCCCATTCCTGAGCCTTTGCGTTGGTTAGAACCTTCGGCGGTGGAGACGAGAAAAATGCACGCCTTGGAAGAATACGGGCCGATGTACGTCAAGCTTTATGAGGATATTACTAAACATGGACACATTGCCACATCCTACGATTACCCGGTAATGGTGCATGACCGTTATTTGATGAGTCCTAGCCCAATTCCGCGTTTTGATAATCCCAAAATGCAGATGAATCCAGCACTGCAATTATTTGGTGCGGGGCGGGAAAAGCGGATTTATGCAATTCCGCCTTATACGAAGGTGAAAAGTCTGGATTTTGAGGATCATCCTTTTACGGTGGAACGTTGGGATAAGGCTTGTGAGTTGTGTGGTTCTACGGAGAGTTTTTTGGATGAGGTGGTGATTGATGATGCAGGGGGGAGGATGTGGATTTGTTCGGATACGGATTATTGTGGTCGGCGAACGCAAAGGGGCGCGGTGAACCAGCGTTGTAGGAGGGTTTCCCTCCGTAGACGACTGGTGAACCCAAAGGGAGGTTTACGCAAAGGGGCGCGGAGAGTGGAGAGTGAGTGA
- a CDS encoding GNAT family N-acetyltransferase, which translates to MSFEIRIASCDDLPLLIHLYAEMDGELPLSSDRAAEIFAQMMQVPNYDIYLAYLNQEPIGTFSLLYVPTMMHRGYHKFAVLDAVTVSPKFRGQGIGNQMMKAAIQMSADAGCYKVTLSSNLKRDRAHQFYQSLGFEQHGWSFKCVVNQGNGE; encoded by the coding sequence ATGAGTTTTGAGATTCGCATTGCTAGCTGTGATGATTTACCATTACTGATTCATCTGTATGCAGAGATGGATGGGGAATTGCCTTTATCAAGCGATCGCGCCGCCGAAATTTTCGCTCAAATGATGCAAGTTCCTAACTATGACATCTATCTGGCTTATTTGAACCAAGAACCTATAGGCACTTTTAGCCTGTTGTATGTTCCCACAATGATGCACCGGGGATATCACAAATTTGCAGTGCTAGATGCTGTTACGGTAAGTCCTAAATTTCGGGGACAGGGGATTGGTAACCAAATGATGAAAGCTGCTATTCAAATGAGTGCTGACGCTGGGTGTTATAAAGTAACGCTGTCTTCAAATCTCAAACGCGATCGCGCTCACCAATTCTATCAATCATTGGGGTTTGAGCAGCATGGCTGGAGTTTTAAATGTGTCGTAAATCAGGGGAATGGGGAGTAG
- a CDS encoding alpha-D-ribose 1-methylphosphonate 5-triphosphate diphosphatase, with amino-acid sequence MTIQQITRQTTKKIAIQGLDVLTPDGWVKDVTVLIADGKFISIDQEISPDEYQLINAQGLQMLPGIIDLHGDAFERMICPRPGINFPLPMAIADNDRNLLASGVTTFYCSITDSYEPGLRSRDSARNLINFILGAGAQILKSNHRIHIRHEEANTQGHQELCDWLTSGKVQLLSINDHLPPPGNQQRLQRHLKSLRQRSTLSESEVAELLAQVTARRQEGDAQVAQLVELAHTYKIPLASHDDDTPEKVALSQQRQVAIAEFPGSISLAAQSRAYGAAVLMGAPNLIRGGSHVGYMSVAEAVQHGVVDCLCSDYHYPSLFVAPFKLQELGLMSFEDAWTLVSSRPAAAVGIGDRKGKIAPGLDADFILISPEHPVTCAIASVYIAGQEVAKYPLK; translated from the coding sequence ATGACAATACAACAAATTACTAGACAAACAACAAAAAAAATCGCTATTCAAGGATTAGATGTATTAACTCCAGATGGCTGGGTGAAAGATGTCACAGTGTTAATTGCCGATGGGAAATTTATTAGTATTGATCAGGAAATCAGTCCCGATGAATATCAATTGATCAATGCCCAAGGGCTGCAAATGTTACCGGGGATTATTGATTTACATGGTGATGCTTTTGAAAGGATGATTTGCCCTCGTCCTGGGATTAATTTTCCTTTACCAATGGCGATCGCAGATAATGATCGCAACTTGTTAGCATCTGGTGTCACCACTTTTTACTGCTCAATCACAGATTCCTATGAACCGGGTTTACGCAGTCGCGATTCAGCCCGCAATTTAATTAACTTTATTTTGGGTGCAGGAGCGCAGATTTTAAAGTCTAATCATCGCATTCACATTAGACATGAAGAAGCTAATACTCAAGGACATCAAGAGTTATGTGATTGGTTAACCTCTGGGAAAGTTCAGCTTTTATCGATTAACGATCACCTTCCACCGCCAGGAAATCAGCAGCGATTGCAGCGACATTTGAAAAGTTTGCGCCAACGCTCAACACTATCTGAGTCAGAAGTTGCTGAATTACTCGCCCAAGTTACAGCTAGACGACAGGAAGGTGATGCACAAGTCGCACAATTAGTAGAACTAGCTCATACTTACAAAATCCCCTTAGCTTCCCATGATGATGACACCCCGGAAAAAGTCGCACTCAGCCAACAACGCCAAGTAGCGATCGCAGAATTTCCCGGTAGTATTTCTTTGGCTGCTCAATCTCGCGCCTATGGTGCAGCCGTGCTGATGGGTGCGCCTAATTTAATTCGTGGTGGTTCCCATGTCGGCTATATGAGTGTAGCCGAAGCTGTCCAACATGGAGTTGTGGATTGTCTTTGCTCCGATTATCACTATCCTTCCTTATTTGTAGCTCCCTTTAAGTTGCAGGAACTAGGCTTAATGTCCTTTGAAGACGCTTGGACATTGGTTTCCAGTCGTCCTGCTGCCGCCGTCGGAATTGGCGATCGCAAAGGTAAAATCGCCCCTGGTTTAGACGCTGACTTTATCTTAATCTCACCTGAACATCCGGTAACTTGTGCGATCGCTTCTGTCTACATAGCAGGACAAGAAGTTGCTAAATATCCCCTCAAATAA